In Aurantimicrobium minutum, the following proteins share a genomic window:
- a CDS encoding CarD family transcriptional regulator encodes MQFIVGETVVYPHHGAAKITEVKKRVIKGDEKLYLKLHVVQGDLTIEVPAENVDLVGVRDVIGKEGLEQVFEVLRAPFTEEPTNWSRRYKANLEKLASGDVIKVSEVVRDLWRRDQDRGLSAGEKRMLAKARQILISELALAKKTDEEQASEFLDGVLAS; translated from the coding sequence ATGCAGTTCATTGTTGGCGAAACAGTTGTTTATCCTCACCACGGCGCAGCAAAGATTACCGAAGTAAAAAAGCGCGTTATCAAGGGTGACGAGAAACTGTATCTCAAGCTCCACGTTGTTCAGGGCGATCTCACCATTGAGGTGCCCGCAGAAAACGTTGACCTTGTTGGTGTCCGTGACGTTATTGGCAAAGAAGGACTCGAGCAGGTCTTCGAAGTTCTGCGTGCTCCTTTCACTGAAGAGCCCACCAACTGGTCTCGCCGTTACAAGGCGAACCTCGAGAAGCTTGCTTCCGGTGACGTGATCAAGGTTTCTGAGGTTGTTCGTGACCTGTGGCGTCGTGACCAGGACCGCGGTCTCTCCGCTGGCGAAAAGCGCATGCTCGCTAAGGCTCGTCAGATTCTTATTTCTGAGCTCGCTCTGGCTAAGAAGACCGACGAAGAGCAGGCTTCTGAATTCCTTGATGGAGTTCTCGCGTCCTAA
- the rlmB gene encoding 23S rRNA (guanosine(2251)-2'-O)-methyltransferase RlmB gives MAGKPRAGAVRKSGKGPSKGTGGLGRRALEGKGPTPKAEDREWHPAGKAKIRREKLAAMGKLNRNTMDGQRKAAPKRSKAADDTEVVTGRNSVLEALRAKIPATALYIATRIEMDDRVKEMLAIATRRGIPIMEVMKPELDRMGGYDSVHQGVAIKVPPYNYAHPNDLLEAAFDANKTPLFVALDGITDPRNLGAIIRSTAAFGGNGIILPQRRSVGVTAAAWKTSAGAAARLPVSMAANLTATIKSFKDQGVFVIGLDGGGDTMLPGLELADRPLLIVVGNEGKGLSKLVTDNCDAIVSIPISASTESLNAGIAASVALYEIARLRSAAV, from the coding sequence ATGGCAGGTAAGCCTCGGGCTGGAGCAGTCCGCAAATCAGGTAAAGGTCCCTCCAAGGGAACCGGTGGCTTAGGTCGTCGTGCCCTCGAGGGCAAGGGTCCCACTCCAAAAGCTGAAGACCGCGAGTGGCACCCCGCTGGAAAAGCAAAGATTCGTCGCGAAAAGCTTGCCGCGATGGGCAAGCTCAACCGCAACACCATGGACGGTCAGCGCAAGGCTGCGCCTAAGCGCAGCAAAGCTGCTGACGATACTGAGGTCGTTACTGGTCGTAACTCGGTGCTTGAAGCACTGCGTGCCAAGATTCCGGCAACAGCTTTATATATCGCCACGCGTATCGAGATGGATGACCGCGTTAAGGAAATGCTTGCCATTGCGACCCGGCGCGGTATCCCCATTATGGAAGTGATGAAGCCTGAGCTTGATCGTATGGGTGGGTATGACTCCGTCCACCAGGGCGTTGCCATCAAAGTTCCGCCCTATAACTACGCTCACCCCAACGATCTTCTAGAAGCAGCGTTTGACGCAAACAAGACACCGTTGTTTGTGGCACTCGATGGCATCACCGATCCACGCAACCTCGGAGCAATCATTCGCTCGACCGCTGCCTTCGGTGGAAACGGCATCATCTTGCCTCAGCGTCGCTCGGTGGGTGTCACTGCTGCTGCCTGGAAAACCTCCGCAGGCGCGGCAGCGCGTCTGCCTGTTTCCATGGCAGCGAACCTCACCGCAACAATCAAATCCTTTAAGGACCAGGGCGTTTTCGTGATTGGTTTGGACGGCGGTGGAGACACCATGCTTCCTGGACTTGAGCTTGCAGACCGCCCACTGTTGATCGTGGTGGGCAATGAAGGTAAGGGGCTGTCGAAGCTTGTCACGGACAACTGTGACGCCATCGTCTCGATTCCTATTTCCGCCAGCACTGAATCACTCAACGCAGGTATTGCTGCCAGCGTTGCACTCTATGAAATTGCACGTTTGCGTTCAGCAGCCGTTTAG
- a CDS encoding LytR C-terminal domain-containing protein, with translation MAEKNEQDIFDDLVITSDRRGVHRAPKRPGAGWIKFAWAALATGVLVVGGVGTLIVSSDSISMKDFESIFALPTTAPSATPKPTAAPTIDPASVVNVLNATGATGVATAVGDQLAAEGWTIGAKSNASETTEETFIYYGNPSLEGAARGVAQSLGYGTIKLTDKYIESSAAITLVIGADYAG, from the coding sequence ATGGCTGAAAAGAACGAGCAGGACATTTTTGATGATCTGGTGATCACATCAGATCGTCGCGGTGTTCACCGTGCTCCGAAGCGCCCCGGTGCTGGCTGGATTAAGTTTGCCTGGGCAGCGCTAGCTACCGGTGTTCTTGTCGTCGGTGGTGTTGGAACGTTGATCGTTTCCAGCGACAGCATCAGCATGAAAGATTTTGAGAGCATCTTTGCTCTGCCAACCACGGCACCGTCAGCAACTCCCAAGCCCACGGCAGCCCCCACTATTGATCCCGCCTCTGTCGTGAACGTGCTCAATGCAACCGGTGCAACCGGTGTCGCTACTGCTGTTGGTGATCAGCTGGCTGCTGAAGGCTGGACCATTGGTGCGAAATCTAACGCCAGTGAAACCACAGAAGAGACCTTCATTTACTACGGAAACCCTTCCTTGGAGGGGGCAGCACGAGGTGTTGCGCAGTCGCTGGGATACGGCACTATCAAGCTCACAGACAAGTACATTGAGAGTTCTGCAGCAATCACGCTGGTCATTGGTGCTGACTACGCCGGCTAA
- the ispD gene encoding 2-C-methyl-D-erythritol 4-phosphate cytidylyltransferase — MSGDLHVSTAVIVVAAGSGTRLGAALPKAFVDLAGQTLLERSLRSIILLPYPVQVVVVAPADFIEDAHAIVHKVAPGMESLVSVVTGGATRHDSVAAGLAVVDSGVQVVLVHDAARALTPTSVFADVDMAVQATGAGVIPALPVVDSLKQVDVTGGILGIADREQLRIAQTPQGFPRAELDAAYAAAGSADFTDDASVFAANGGVMTTIPGDEVAFKITTAWDLNRAHQVLGGIPDRHRVGTGIDVHAFGENENLWLAGLHWPGEKELSGHSDGDAVAHAICDALLSAAGLGDIGSRFGTDDPAYANASGEVFIRGTVALLEENGFDPINVSVQIVGNKPRFSPRREEAQNVLSSWVGAPVTVSATTTDGLGFTGRGDGIAAIATALVRQR; from the coding sequence ATGTCTGGTGACCTGCACGTCTCCACAGCAGTCATTGTTGTTGCTGCCGGCAGTGGCACACGTTTAGGTGCGGCGCTTCCGAAAGCTTTTGTCGATCTCGCGGGTCAGACGCTCTTAGAGCGCAGTTTGCGCTCCATCATCTTGCTGCCCTACCCCGTCCAGGTTGTTGTTGTGGCACCTGCCGACTTCATCGAGGACGCCCACGCCATTGTGCACAAGGTTGCTCCAGGTATGGAGTCGTTGGTTTCTGTGGTGACCGGTGGGGCAACCCGTCACGATTCTGTTGCTGCCGGGTTGGCTGTTGTTGATTCTGGTGTTCAGGTCGTGTTGGTTCACGACGCCGCACGGGCACTCACTCCAACAAGCGTTTTTGCTGATGTTGATATGGCTGTACAAGCAACCGGTGCCGGAGTTATTCCAGCATTGCCCGTCGTGGATTCCCTCAAGCAGGTGGATGTCACCGGCGGCATTCTGGGCATTGCCGACCGCGAACAACTCCGTATTGCTCAAACTCCACAGGGTTTCCCACGTGCTGAACTCGATGCAGCCTATGCGGCAGCTGGTTCAGCTGACTTCACCGATGACGCATCGGTGTTTGCCGCCAACGGAGGAGTCATGACGACCATTCCCGGCGATGAAGTTGCCTTCAAAATCACCACAGCATGGGATCTCAACCGTGCTCATCAAGTACTCGGTGGAATTCCCGATCGTCACCGCGTGGGCACAGGGATAGACGTGCACGCCTTTGGAGAAAACGAGAACCTCTGGCTTGCAGGATTGCACTGGCCAGGTGAGAAGGAACTTTCCGGACACAGCGATGGCGATGCCGTGGCACACGCCATCTGTGATGCACTGCTTTCTGCGGCTGGATTGGGAGATATCGGTTCCCGCTTTGGCACCGACGACCCCGCCTATGCCAATGCCTCGGGAGAGGTGTTTATTCGCGGAACCGTCGCACTGCTCGAAGAAAACGGCTTTGACCCCATCAATGTTTCCGTTCAGATCGTAGGAAACAAGCCACGGTTTAGTCCGCGACGTGAGGAAGCACAAAACGTGCTGAGCAGCTGGGTTGGTGCACCTGTCACCGTCTCTGCCACCACCACTGATGGTCTGGGCTTCACCGGTCGAGGCGACGGTATTGCCGCCATCGCAACAGCCCTCGTTCGCCAGCGCTGA
- a CDS encoding DsbA family protein yields MSTGAHGNRPTRNQQREAARAKAKVLREQQVKTEKRRRLFLQGGIGLGIIAIATIFIVTLATSGSKEGPRPANMASDGIVLSGSGMGAILSDAGSPGSDPIATTPTPGSSTVNIVVYQDYLCPACKAFDEANAQQLQTLVEAGAATLELHPIGMLASRSAGTQYSLRATAAAACVAEYSPNTFWAVNQAFYINQPQEGTPGWNDDEIKALIAQQKPENQTKIDKCIADKTFIPWAKQATDYALNGPMADAAKQSGANGVGTPTILVNGKVYTGSIVDPKEFLAFITQVAGDSASTTPATPAAG; encoded by the coding sequence ATGAGCACCGGAGCCCACGGCAACCGACCCACTCGAAACCAGCAGCGTGAAGCTGCTCGGGCAAAAGCTAAAGTACTTCGCGAACAGCAGGTCAAGACAGAGAAGCGCCGCCGCTTGTTCCTACAGGGCGGTATTGGTCTGGGCATTATCGCCATCGCCACTATCTTTATTGTGACTTTGGCAACCTCGGGATCGAAGGAAGGTCCACGACCTGCCAACATGGCCAGCGACGGTATCGTGCTCAGCGGTTCCGGTATGGGTGCAATTCTTTCTGACGCGGGTTCTCCCGGTTCAGACCCTATTGCGACCACTCCAACTCCTGGATCGTCAACCGTGAACATCGTTGTCTACCAGGACTACCTCTGCCCTGCATGTAAGGCATTTGATGAAGCAAATGCTCAGCAGCTCCAAACACTTGTTGAAGCAGGCGCAGCAACTCTTGAACTTCACCCCATTGGAATGTTGGCAAGCCGTTCGGCTGGAACCCAGTACTCACTGCGAGCAACCGCAGCTGCAGCCTGTGTTGCCGAGTACTCACCCAACACCTTCTGGGCAGTCAACCAGGCTTTCTACATCAACCAGCCTCAGGAAGGAACTCCTGGCTGGAATGATGACGAGATCAAGGCTTTGATTGCACAGCAGAAGCCAGAGAACCAAACCAAGATTGATAAGTGCATCGCTGACAAGACATTTATCCCCTGGGCTAAGCAGGCAACTGACTACGCACTGAACGGCCCCATGGCTGATGCAGCAAAGCAGTCAGGTGCTAACGGTGTGGGCACACCCACCATCTTGGTCAATGGCAAGGTCTACACCGGATCCATCGTGGACCCCAAGGAATTCCTTGCTTTCATTACCCAAGTTGCCGGTGACTCTGCATCGACGACACCCGCTACTCCTGCCGCAGGTTAG
- the groL gene encoding chaperonin GroEL (60 kDa chaperone family; promotes refolding of misfolded polypeptides especially under stressful conditions; forms two stacked rings of heptamers to form a barrel-shaped 14mer; ends can be capped by GroES; misfolded proteins enter the barrel where they are refolded when GroES binds): MAKLIAFDEEARRGLERGLNILADTVKVTLGPRGRNVVLEKKWGAPTITNDGVSIAKEIELDDPFEKIGAELVKEVAKKTDDVAGDGTTTATVLAQALVREGLRNVAAGADPISLKRGIEKAVAAVSEELINNAKEVETKEEIAATASISAADPEIGALIAEAIDKVGKEGVVTVEESNAFGTELELTEGMRFDKGYLSAYFVTDPERQEAVFEDPYILIVNSKVSNIKDLLPIVDKVIQTGKQLLIIAEDVDGEALATLVVNKIRGIFKSVAVKAPGFGDRRKAMLQDIAILTGGQVIAEEVGLKLENVELDMLGKARKVVITKDETTIVEGAGDADQIAGRVAQIRAEIDNTDSDYDREKLQERLAKLAGGVAVIKAGAATEVELKERKHRIEDAVRNAKAAVEEGIVPGGGVALIQAGKTAFEKLSLTGDEATGANIVRVAIEAPLRQIALNAGHEPGVVVDKVRSLNIGWGLNAATDEYVDLLSAGIIDPAKVTRSALQNAASIAALFLTTEAVVAEKPEKAAPPMGDPSGGMDF, translated from the coding sequence ATGGCAAAACTAATTGCTTTTGATGAAGAGGCACGTCGCGGTCTAGAGCGCGGTCTGAACATCCTCGCTGACACCGTCAAGGTCACCCTTGGCCCACGTGGACGCAATGTCGTCCTCGAGAAGAAGTGGGGCGCCCCCACGATTACTAACGATGGTGTGTCCATCGCTAAGGAAATCGAACTGGACGACCCCTTCGAAAAGATCGGCGCCGAGCTGGTCAAGGAAGTTGCTAAGAAGACCGATGACGTTGCTGGTGACGGAACCACCACCGCAACCGTTCTCGCTCAGGCACTCGTTCGCGAAGGACTTCGCAACGTTGCTGCTGGCGCAGACCCCATCTCGCTCAAGCGCGGTATCGAGAAGGCTGTTGCAGCTGTTTCCGAGGAACTAATCAACAACGCTAAAGAGGTTGAGACCAAGGAAGAGATCGCTGCTACCGCTTCTATCTCTGCAGCTGACCCCGAGATCGGTGCACTGATTGCTGAAGCTATCGACAAGGTTGGTAAGGAAGGTGTGGTCACCGTTGAGGAGTCCAACGCTTTCGGAACCGAGCTCGAGCTCACCGAAGGTATGCGCTTCGACAAGGGTTACCTCTCCGCATACTTCGTCACCGACCCAGAGCGTCAGGAAGCAGTCTTCGAAGACCCTTACATCCTGATTGTCAACAGCAAGGTTTCCAACATCAAGGACCTGCTGCCCATCGTGGACAAGGTTATTCAGACTGGTAAGCAGCTGCTCATCATCGCTGAAGACGTTGACGGTGAAGCATTGGCAACTCTGGTTGTCAACAAGATTCGTGGCATCTTCAAGTCTGTAGCTGTCAAGGCTCCAGGCTTTGGTGACCGCCGCAAGGCCATGCTTCAGGACATCGCCATCCTCACCGGTGGTCAGGTTATCGCTGAAGAGGTCGGCCTCAAGCTCGAGAACGTTGAACTCGACATGTTGGGTAAGGCTCGCAAGGTTGTTATCACCAAGGACGAGACCACCATCGTTGAGGGTGCTGGAGACGCAGACCAGATCGCTGGCCGCGTAGCTCAGATCCGCGCCGAGATTGACAACACCGATTCCGACTACGACCGCGAGAAGCTCCAGGAGCGCCTGGCTAAGCTCGCCGGTGGTGTTGCAGTAATCAAGGCAGGTGCTGCTACCGAGGTTGAACTCAAGGAGCGCAAGCACCGCATTGAGGACGCTGTCCGCAACGCGAAGGCTGCTGTTGAAGAGGGTATTGTCCCCGGTGGTGGTGTTGCACTGATCCAGGCTGGCAAGACTGCTTTCGAGAAGCTCTCACTGACCGGTGACGAAGCAACCGGTGCGAACATTGTTCGCGTCGCTATCGAAGCACCACTTCGCCAGATTGCTCTCAACGCAGGACACGAGCCCGGCGTTGTCGTCGACAAGGTTCGCTCACTCAACATCGGCTGGGGCCTCAACGCCGCAACCGACGAGTACGTTGACCTGCTCTCTGCTGGCATCATCGACCCTGCGAAGGTAACCCGCTCTGCTCTGCAGAACGCCGCATCTATCGCAGCACTGTTCCTCACCACTGAGGCAGTAGTCGCTGAGAAGCCAGAGAAGGCTGCTCCACCTATGGGTGACCCCTCCGGTGGAATGGACTTCTAA
- a CDS encoding DUF3048 domain-containing protein has protein sequence MTKTSRTLTRAVGIAALSALAFGLVACSGGSPSPSTPSYKSTYKAPAPVAYAPLTGLVLPEGTTVGPALSVKICNVYNCEPQDGLNQTDVVFEEIVEGGITRYVAIWNSNVPAVVGPVRSLRPMDADIAAPFGGIIAYSGYGAQETRDLAVDTGLVNVTENDPAMFRNDYNVAPYNLMLRAQEVIAANPGLAPPAQQWAYSSSLATSTAALDGSPASSVQLVFSNQSDNMWTYDAASGKYLRTQWGGPDLDLTGAQLSTSNVVVMKVNVDEFVGVPRTRMVDSGEMWVLSGGKAVHGTWSKAATAAPIVFKGDNGVTVRLAPGNTWIEMVPNDSYVPGGSVTINP, from the coding sequence GTGACTAAAACTTCGCGTACTCTCACTCGTGCTGTCGGTATAGCTGCGCTGAGCGCTTTAGCGTTCGGTCTGGTTGCGTGTTCTGGTGGATCTCCATCCCCATCCACACCCAGCTATAAATCCACCTATAAAGCACCAGCACCCGTTGCCTATGCTCCGTTGACCGGGCTTGTCCTCCCCGAGGGCACCACGGTGGGGCCCGCACTGTCTGTCAAGATTTGTAACGTCTACAACTGTGAGCCACAGGATGGTCTCAACCAGACCGATGTGGTCTTTGAAGAAATCGTCGAAGGTGGCATCACCCGCTACGTCGCGATTTGGAACTCGAACGTTCCTGCGGTTGTTGGCCCTGTTCGTTCTCTGCGCCCCATGGATGCTGACATTGCTGCACCATTTGGCGGAATCATCGCCTACTCCGGTTATGGAGCACAGGAAACGCGTGACCTGGCCGTCGACACCGGTTTGGTCAACGTCACCGAGAATGATCCTGCGATGTTCCGCAACGACTACAACGTTGCTCCCTACAACCTGATGCTGCGTGCTCAGGAGGTTATTGCCGCGAACCCTGGTCTTGCCCCACCGGCGCAACAGTGGGCGTACTCTTCCTCCCTGGCAACCTCCACTGCAGCTTTGGACGGAAGCCCTGCTTCGTCTGTGCAGTTGGTCTTTAGTAACCAGTCCGACAACATGTGGACCTACGATGCTGCGTCGGGCAAATACCTGCGCACCCAGTGGGGAGGTCCCGACCTTGACCTCACCGGAGCTCAGCTGAGCACCAGCAACGTAGTTGTCATGAAGGTGAACGTGGACGAATTCGTCGGCGTTCCTCGCACCCGCATGGTTGATAGTGGCGAGATGTGGGTTCTCTCTGGCGGCAAGGCTGTCCACGGAACCTGGAGCAAAGCTGCAACTGCTGCGCCGATTGTGTTCAAGGGAGATAACGGTGTGACCGTGCGTCTGGCACCTGGAAACACGTGGATCGAAATGGTTCCCAACGATTCCTACGTTCCCGGTGGAAGCGTGACCATCAACCCCTAG
- a CDS encoding sensor histidine kinase, producing MPFNLTDTWNAISLRTKVTGVTVLLLTIGLLVSGIGTMAMLKPALIGQLDTQLKAVEQDLSSVLQLSKTGTTQQTAPTDYYYAVYSASGILLEQNWSDKPAASRPDLPNGITVAQAGTLDGAIFPIKSENNRTLFHAIAVPVTFDDSTGTLGTVVVALSTASVDRLMTTYLSIFLGLGIAIVIVGALLTRFLVTTTFAPLRQVEETAVAIADGNLSLRLPASAPTNTEVGRLNRSLNIMLARIDRAFADRARTIDQMQRFVGDASHELRTPLVSVRGYAELYRMGALQTPEDVAQAMDRIEKEAIRMGALVEDLLELARMDESRPLEISTFDLLTVAQDAALDAGAFDPERTITVSGDSVEIQAEENKIRQVVTNLMGNALRFTPVGSPLELVVSHNDGAKNATISIVDHGEGIPKQLREKIFERFYRADNSRARETGGSGLGLAIVASIVRAHGGDIKVTATKGGGATFSVSLPLVHTPTEL from the coding sequence ATGCCTTTCAATCTCACAGACACATGGAACGCCATCTCCTTGCGCACCAAGGTGACCGGCGTCACTGTGTTGTTGCTGACGATTGGATTGCTGGTTTCGGGCATCGGAACCATGGCCATGCTCAAGCCCGCCTTGATCGGTCAGCTCGATACCCAGCTCAAGGCTGTGGAGCAGGACCTTTCGAGTGTGTTGCAGTTGAGCAAAACTGGCACAACCCAGCAAACAGCCCCCACGGACTACTACTACGCGGTCTATAGCGCCAGCGGAATTCTGCTGGAGCAAAACTGGTCAGATAAGCCCGCTGCCAGCCGTCCGGATTTGCCCAACGGCATCACTGTTGCTCAGGCTGGAACTCTTGACGGTGCCATCTTCCCCATCAAGTCTGAAAACAATCGCACCCTTTTCCATGCGATTGCCGTGCCCGTCACCTTCGATGATTCCACCGGAACACTGGGCACCGTAGTAGTTGCGTTATCCACCGCTAGCGTGGACCGGCTGATGACCACCTACCTCTCCATCTTCTTAGGCCTCGGGATTGCCATCGTGATTGTGGGAGCGTTGCTGACACGCTTCTTGGTAACCACGACCTTTGCCCCACTGCGTCAAGTGGAAGAAACAGCTGTAGCGATTGCTGACGGAAACTTGAGCCTTCGTTTGCCTGCGAGTGCACCCACCAATACCGAAGTGGGGCGACTAAACCGCTCCCTCAACATCATGCTTGCGCGCATTGACCGCGCCTTTGCCGATCGTGCGCGCACGATTGATCAAATGCAACGCTTCGTTGGTGATGCAAGCCATGAGCTGCGCACTCCCCTGGTTTCTGTCCGCGGCTATGCCGAGCTTTATCGCATGGGTGCTCTCCAAACACCCGAGGATGTGGCTCAAGCCATGGACCGCATTGAGAAGGAAGCCATTCGCATGGGTGCCCTCGTTGAGGACCTCCTGGAGCTAGCTCGCATGGACGAGAGCCGTCCTCTCGAGATCAGCACCTTTGACCTCCTCACGGTTGCCCAGGATGCTGCGTTAGATGCCGGAGCTTTTGATCCTGAGCGCACCATCACCGTCAGTGGTGACTCGGTCGAGATTCAAGCCGAAGAAAACAAGATTCGTCAGGTTGTCACCAACCTGATGGGTAATGCTTTGCGATTTACTCCGGTGGGCTCACCCCTGGAACTTGTTGTCTCACACAACGACGGGGCAAAAAACGCCACTATCTCCATCGTTGATCACGGTGAAGGAATCCCCAAGCAACTGCGGGAGAAAATCTTTGAACGCTTCTATCGTGCCGATAATTCTCGTGCGCGCGAGACAGGCGGTAGTGGTCTGGGTCTAGCCATCGTGGCCTCCATCGTGAGGGCACACGGCGGAGACATCAAGGTCACCGCAACCAAGGGTGGCGGGGCAACCTTCTCTGTCAGTCTTCCTCTCGTCCACACCCCTACCGAGCTCTAA
- a CDS encoding WXG100 family type VII secretion target: MPMFHVDSDAVSTASAQAQQSIARIQSEVTALHAQLTNLQSSWSGSAATAFQAVVSEWRSTAARVDENLNSINHALSLAAQHYMDIELATARMFRG, translated from the coding sequence ATGCCTATGTTTCACGTCGACAGCGATGCTGTCAGTACCGCGAGCGCCCAAGCCCAACAATCCATAGCCCGCATTCAGTCCGAGGTCACAGCTTTGCACGCACAGCTCACCAACCTGCAAAGCTCCTGGAGCGGTTCTGCCGCGACCGCTTTTCAAGCTGTGGTGTCAGAGTGGCGATCAACCGCGGCACGGGTCGACGAGAACCTCAACTCCATCAATCACGCACTTTCCCTCGCTGCGCAGCACTATATGGACATTGAGCTCGCTACTGCGCGCATGTTTCGCGGCTAG
- a CDS encoding cold-shock protein produces MATGTVKWFNAEKGYGFITVDGDEQDVFVHYSAITMDGYKVLEEGQKVEFEVGTGNKGPQAESVRLA; encoded by the coding sequence ATGGCCACTGGAACCGTTAAGTGGTTCAACGCTGAAAAGGGCTACGGTTTCATCACCGTAGATGGCGACGAGCAGGACGTTTTCGTCCACTACTCCGCTATCACCATGGACGGCTACAAGGTCCTCGAAGAGGGTCAAAAGGTAGAGTTCGAGGTTGGTACCGGAAACAAGGGTCCTCAGGCTGAGTCGGTTCGACTGGCTTAA
- the cysS gene encoding cysteine--tRNA ligase gives MSMRLFDSKEQSLRDFTPRVAGEVGMYVCGPTVQSSPHVGHLRSALVYDQLRRWLTHEGYNVTLVRNVTDIDDKVLENARAAGVEQWWALAYRMEAEFTAAYDLLGIQRPTYEPRATASIPEMIAIIERLIERGHAYPAPDGSGDVYFDTASWPAYGELTNQKPAEMEAAADADPRGKKAPQDFALWKGHKEGDPESASWSSPWGPGRPGWHIECSAMSTKYLGSSFDIHGGGLDLRFPHHENELAQSSAAGDGFAQYWLHNGLVSVGGQKMSKSLGNSVFAKDLLEQAKPVVLRYLLGSAQYRSTLELHDGAIEEAKASFDRIEGFLSRTQREAGHIGSADVPASFRDAMNDDLNIPAALAVLFELVRSGNTALDAGDVATASSHAAQVVVMLDVLGVNPLDEQWVGNSSQGDAALELLMTELLEARAEARANKDFATADLLRERLAAAGITIEDTPSGAHWSFNGR, from the coding sequence GTGAGCATGCGTTTATTTGACTCGAAGGAGCAAAGCCTTCGGGACTTTACTCCCCGTGTTGCCGGCGAGGTCGGGATGTACGTGTGTGGACCCACCGTGCAGTCCAGTCCCCACGTAGGACACCTGCGCAGCGCGCTGGTGTATGACCAACTGCGCCGGTGGCTCACCCACGAGGGATACAACGTCACTTTGGTGCGCAATGTCACCGACATTGACGACAAAGTCTTAGAAAACGCTCGTGCCGCCGGGGTGGAGCAATGGTGGGCTTTGGCTTACCGCATGGAGGCAGAGTTTACTGCCGCCTATGACCTGCTTGGCATTCAACGCCCTACTTATGAGCCCCGTGCTACCGCAAGCATCCCCGAGATGATTGCCATCATCGAGCGCTTGATTGAACGTGGCCACGCCTACCCTGCACCAGATGGTTCCGGAGACGTGTACTTCGACACCGCCAGCTGGCCAGCCTATGGTGAGCTCACCAACCAAAAGCCTGCCGAGATGGAAGCTGCCGCAGATGCAGATCCTCGTGGCAAGAAGGCACCACAAGACTTTGCACTCTGGAAAGGCCACAAAGAAGGCGACCCCGAGTCTGCCTCCTGGTCTTCCCCCTGGGGACCAGGACGACCTGGCTGGCACATCGAATGCTCTGCTATGTCGACCAAATATCTCGGTAGCAGCTTCGATATTCACGGTGGTGGACTCGACCTGCGGTTCCCTCACCACGAAAACGAACTCGCGCAGTCCAGTGCTGCCGGTGATGGTTTTGCCCAGTACTGGCTGCACAACGGCCTGGTCTCCGTTGGCGGTCAAAAGATGAGTAAGTCTCTAGGCAACTCCGTCTTTGCCAAAGACCTGCTCGAACAGGCCAAGCCTGTTGTTTTGCGCTACCTCTTAGGTTCAGCCCAATATCGCTCCACGCTCGAACTTCACGATGGCGCTATCGAGGAAGCAAAAGCTTCCTTCGACCGCATCGAAGGATTCCTCTCGCGCACACAGCGTGAGGCAGGACACATCGGCTCCGCCGATGTTCCTGCCAGCTTCCGCGATGCCATGAACGATGACCTCAACATTCCTGCTGCGCTCGCGGTGCTGTTTGAGCTGGTTCGCTCCGGCAACACAGCCTTGGATGCGGGGGATGTTGCCACTGCTTCCTCACATGCAGCACAGGTTGTGGTGATGCTGGATGTATTGGGTGTGAACCCACTGGATGAACAGTGGGTTGGAAACTCAAGCCAAGGTGATGCAGCTCTAGAGCTGTTGATGACCGAACTACTCGAAGCTCGGGCTGAGGCCAGAGCGAATAAAGATTTTGCAACCGCAGATCTTCTGCGTGAGCGTTTAGCTGCAGCAGGAATCACTATCGAAGACACCCCTAGTGGTGCACATTGGAGTTTCAATGGCAGGTAA
- a CDS encoding DUF3263 domain-containing protein, which produces MLDERDRAILDFEREWWERAGAKEDAIRQTFGLSPARYYQVLGAIMASADALAYDPELVNRLQRVRQERHRSRQRRVNPESSGKN; this is translated from the coding sequence GTGTTAGACGAGCGTGATCGTGCCATTCTCGATTTCGAACGTGAATGGTGGGAACGCGCAGGCGCCAAAGAGGATGCCATTAGACAAACCTTCGGTTTGTCTCCGGCTCGCTACTACCAAGTTCTGGGCGCGATAATGGCCTCTGCAGATGCGTTGGCCTATGACCCCGAGCTGGTCAACAGGCTCCAACGCGTCAGGCAAGAACGTCACCGTTCACGCCAAAGGCGCGTTAACCCTGAATCTTCAGGCAAGAACTGA